A single region of the Halostella litorea genome encodes:
- a CDS encoding cytochrome c biogenesis protein CcdA, producing MVEPAVVGALAFAASAGVATFFAPCAFPLLPGYVGYYLSENDGDTGMLAPAGAAAGGALGALAVVALLVLAVGQPVKTALPVLEPIIGVGLIAFGIATLLNRGPELRVPLPERPASVTGFGVFGAVYAVAAAGCVVPLLFGVVTQALALPAHSSALVLAVYALGVTLPLVGVTLLAGVGIDSWRSLGTYSRRVQQVAAVVMIVAGGGQIYLAVFELGVL from the coding sequence ATGGTCGAACCTGCAGTCGTTGGGGCACTGGCCTTCGCTGCAAGCGCTGGCGTCGCGACGTTCTTCGCACCCTGTGCGTTCCCGCTTCTTCCGGGCTACGTGGGGTACTATCTGAGCGAGAACGATGGGGATACAGGGATGCTCGCACCTGCTGGTGCTGCTGCCGGAGGCGCACTCGGTGCTCTCGCCGTCGTCGCGCTGCTCGTCCTGGCGGTGGGTCAGCCAGTGAAGACCGCACTGCCGGTACTCGAACCGATTATCGGGGTTGGACTGATCGCCTTCGGCATCGCGACGCTCCTGAACCGCGGACCGGAACTTCGCGTCCCGCTTCCCGAACGACCGGCGTCAGTGACCGGATTCGGTGTGTTCGGTGCCGTGTATGCAGTTGCCGCAGCAGGCTGTGTGGTGCCACTCCTCTTCGGCGTGGTCACCCAAGCGCTCGCATTGCCGGCCCATTCGAGTGCCCTCGTACTGGCCGTGTATGCACTCGGGGTGACGCTCCCACTTGTTGGAGTGACGTTGCTCGCGGGCGTCGGAATCGACTCATGGCGCTCCTTGGGAACGTACTCGAGACGGGTCCAACAGGTTGCGGCCGTGGTGATGATAGTGGCCGGTGGTGGGCAGATCTACCTTGCAGTGTTCGAACTGGGCGTTCTGTGA